One window from the genome of Streptomyces sp. NBC_01476 encodes:
- a CDS encoding rhamnulokinase yields MTTTAPSSAFPSAFAAVDLGATSGRVIIGRVGRGNLDLTETRRFPNTALRLPTGLHWNLPGLFQGVLDGLGEAAKAGAVASVGIDTWAVDYGLLDADGALLGLPHHYRDDRTRGLAERVRDEAGAQRLYGITGLQHLPFNTVFQLAAARGSVQLGVANTLLLIPDLLAYWLTGSVGAEITNASTTGLLDARTGAWSREIAAATGLDPDLLPPLREPGTTYGTLLPHVAAATGLPAATPVVAVASHDTASAVVAVPATEPGAAYISCGTWSLAGLELDRPVLSEESRAANFTNERGVDGTIRYLRNIMGMWLLEECRRSWAARGLPAELVPLLAEAARAEPFAALIDPDAPEFLAPDDMPAAIAEHCARTGQRPPAEPGALVRCVLESLALAHRRVLRQAAELAGREVTHVHLVGGGSRNDLLCQLTADATGLPVIAGPTEATAIGNILVQARAHGLVGDLTEMRRLVAGTQHLRRYRPQGDRRAWEAADARLEARTAADRVLTSGAGQ; encoded by the coding sequence GTGACCACGACCGCACCGTCCTCCGCCTTCCCGTCCGCGTTCGCCGCGGTGGACCTCGGCGCGACCAGCGGCCGGGTGATCATCGGCAGGGTGGGGCGGGGCAACCTCGACCTCACCGAGACGCGCCGGTTCCCCAACACCGCGCTGCGGCTGCCCACCGGGCTGCACTGGAATCTGCCCGGCCTCTTCCAGGGTGTCCTCGACGGGCTCGGGGAAGCCGCCAAGGCCGGCGCGGTGGCGTCGGTCGGCATCGACACCTGGGCGGTCGACTACGGCCTGCTGGACGCGGACGGCGCTCTGCTGGGCCTGCCCCACCACTACCGTGACGACCGCACCCGGGGCCTGGCCGAGCGGGTGCGTGACGAGGCCGGGGCGCAGCGGCTCTACGGCATCACCGGCCTGCAGCACCTCCCGTTCAACACCGTCTTCCAGCTCGCCGCGGCCCGCGGCTCCGTCCAGCTCGGCGTCGCCAACACCCTGCTGCTCATCCCCGATCTGCTGGCGTACTGGCTGACCGGCTCGGTCGGCGCGGAGATCACCAACGCCTCCACCACCGGGCTGCTCGACGCGCGCACCGGCGCCTGGTCGCGGGAGATCGCCGCGGCGACCGGGCTCGACCCGGACCTGCTGCCGCCCCTGCGGGAGCCGGGCACGACATACGGCACCCTCCTGCCGCATGTCGCCGCCGCCACCGGTCTGCCGGCCGCCACCCCGGTCGTCGCGGTCGCCTCGCACGACACGGCCTCCGCGGTGGTCGCGGTGCCCGCCACCGAACCCGGCGCCGCGTACATCTCCTGCGGTACGTGGTCGCTGGCCGGCCTGGAACTGGACAGGCCCGTGCTCAGCGAGGAGTCCCGGGCGGCGAACTTCACCAATGAGCGCGGGGTCGACGGCACCATCCGCTATCTGCGCAACATCATGGGCATGTGGCTGCTGGAGGAGTGCCGGCGCAGCTGGGCGGCCCGCGGGCTGCCCGCCGAACTCGTACCGCTGCTCGCGGAGGCGGCCAGGGCCGAACCGTTCGCCGCGCTGATCGATCCGGACGCCCCGGAGTTCCTCGCGCCGGACGACATGCCCGCGGCCATCGCCGAGCACTGCGCCCGCACCGGCCAGCGCCCACCGGCGGAACCCGGCGCGCTGGTCCGCTGTGTTCTGGAGAGCCTGGCCCTCGCCCACCGCCGGGTACTGCGCCAGGCCGCGGAACTCGCCGGCCGCGAGGTCACCCACGTCCACCTGGTCGGCGGCGGCAGCCGCAACGACCTGCTCTGCCAACTGACCGCCGACGCGACCGGGTTGCCGGTCATCGCCGGCCCCACCGAGGCCACCGCGATCGGCAACATCCTGGTGCAGGCCCGCGCCCACGGCCTGGTCGGCGACCTGACGGAGATGCGGCGGCTGGTCGCCGGCACCCAGCACCTGCGCCGGTACCGCCCGCAGGGCGACCGCCGCGCGTGGGAGGCGGCCGACGCCCGGCTCGAAGCCCGGACGGCAGCCGACCGGGTACTCACCTCCGGGGCCGGCCAGTGA
- a CDS encoding LutC/YkgG family protein — MTTNTSRDEILRRIRQALGTPTPTTPPDPTTIPRNYLTTHAHRTPQQTTNLLADNLTDYRATVHRTTETHLPHTIANLLTHHGTQRAITPPGLPPHWLTHITTPLTTTTTDTHPDPHTLDTIDTVITHSALAIAETGTIILDASPDQGHRAITLIPDHHICIITPDHIVESLPQALPRLNPTRPQTWISGPSATSDIELTRIEGVHGPRTLDVIIVTAEPSTAPAETVSDEPSA; from the coding sequence ATGACCACCAACACCAGCCGCGACGAAATCCTCCGCCGCATCCGCCAAGCCCTCGGCACCCCCACCCCCACCACCCCACCCGACCCCACCACCATCCCCCGCAACTACCTCACCACCCACGCCCACCGCACCCCCCAACAAACCACCAACCTCCTCGCCGACAACCTCACCGACTACCGCGCCACCGTCCACCGCACCACCGAAACCCACCTCCCCCACACCATCGCCAACCTCCTCACCCACCACGGCACCCAACGAGCCATCACACCCCCCGGCCTCCCCCCACACTGGCTCACCCACATCACCACCCCCCTCACCACAACCACCACCGACACCCACCCCGACCCCCACACCCTCGACACCATCGACACCGTCATCACCCACAGCGCCCTCGCCATCGCCGAAACCGGCACCATCATCCTCGACGCCTCACCCGACCAAGGCCACCGCGCCATCACCCTCATCCCCGACCACCACATCTGCATCATCACCCCCGACCACATCGTCGAATCCCTCCCCCAAGCCCTCCCCCGCCTCAACCCCACCCGCCCCCAAACCTGGATCTCCGGCCCCTCCGCCACCAGCGACATCGAACTCACCCGCATCGAAGGCGTCCACGGCCCCCGCACCCTCGACGTCATCATCGTCACGGCGGAGCCATCGACCGCGCCGGCCGAGACCGTCAGCGACGAGCCGTCAGCGTGA
- a CDS encoding ABC transporter ATP-binding protein, which yields MRPENDLVNRWTPPKKKPGAPTDVRRILRLFRPYRGRLAFVGALVGLSSLVSVASPFLLRAILDTAIPQGRTGLLALLALGMIATAIANGVFGVIQTLISTTVGQRVMHDLRTSVYERLQRMSLAFFTRTRTGEVQSRIANDIGGMQATVTSTATSLVSNLTAVIASVVAMVALDWRLTVVSLLLLPVFVWVARKVGRERKKIATDRQKQMAAMSAIVTESLSVSGILLGRTMGRGASLTRDFATESDRLVDLEVRSNMQGRWRMAVIGIVMSAMPALLYWAAGLTAGHGGPAISIGTLVAFVSLQQGMFRPTVSLLATGVQVQTSLALFQRIFEYLDLPVDITERPDAVHIDRVRGDVRFENVDFAYEPESGEATLHRIDLTIPAGGSLAVVGATGSGKSTLSYLVPRLYDVTGGRVTIDGTDVRDLSFDTLASAVGVVSQETYLFHASVADNLRFAKPDATDEEIRAAARAAQIHDHIAGLPDGYDTLVGERGYRFSGGEKQRLAIARTILRDPPILILDEATSALDTRTEGAVQDAIDSLSAGRTTITIAHRLSTVRDADQIAVLDDGRIVERGTHDELVAQGGRYAALLRRDTQLATTAP from the coding sequence TTGCGCCCCGAAAACGATCTCGTGAACCGGTGGACGCCACCGAAGAAGAAACCCGGTGCCCCCACCGACGTCCGCCGCATCCTGCGGCTCTTCCGCCCCTACCGCGGCCGCCTCGCCTTCGTCGGCGCGCTGGTCGGTCTGTCCTCCCTGGTGTCGGTCGCCTCGCCCTTCCTGCTGCGCGCGATCCTGGACACCGCCATCCCGCAGGGCCGCACCGGGCTGCTCGCCCTGCTCGCCCTCGGCATGATCGCCACCGCGATCGCCAACGGCGTCTTCGGCGTCATCCAGACCCTGATCTCCACCACCGTCGGCCAGCGCGTCATGCACGACCTGCGCACCTCGGTGTACGAGCGGCTGCAGCGCATGTCGCTCGCCTTCTTCACCCGCACCCGCACCGGTGAGGTGCAGTCCAGGATCGCCAACGACATCGGCGGCATGCAGGCCACCGTCACCTCCACCGCGACCTCCCTGGTCTCCAACCTCACCGCCGTGATCGCCTCGGTCGTCGCCATGGTCGCCCTGGACTGGCGGCTGACCGTGGTGTCGCTGCTGCTGCTCCCGGTCTTCGTCTGGGTGGCCCGCAAGGTCGGCCGGGAACGCAAGAAGATCGCCACCGACCGGCAGAAGCAGATGGCCGCGATGTCGGCGATCGTCACCGAGTCGCTGTCGGTCAGCGGCATCCTGCTCGGCCGCACCATGGGCCGCGGTGCCTCCCTGACCCGTGACTTCGCCACCGAGTCCGACCGGCTGGTCGACCTCGAAGTGCGCTCCAACATGCAGGGCCGCTGGCGGATGGCGGTGATCGGCATCGTGATGTCGGCGATGCCCGCCCTCCTCTACTGGGCGGCGGGACTCACCGCGGGCCACGGCGGCCCGGCCATCTCCATCGGCACCCTGGTCGCCTTCGTCTCGCTCCAGCAGGGCATGTTCCGGCCGACAGTATCTCTGCTCGCCACCGGAGTGCAGGTGCAGACCTCGCTGGCGCTCTTCCAGCGCATCTTCGAGTACCTCGACCTGCCGGTGGACATCACCGAGCGGCCGGACGCGGTGCACATCGACCGGGTACGCGGCGACGTCCGCTTCGAGAACGTCGACTTCGCCTACGAGCCGGAGAGCGGCGAGGCGACCTTGCACCGCATCGACCTCACCATCCCGGCCGGCGGCAGCCTCGCCGTGGTCGGCGCCACCGGCTCCGGCAAGAGCACCCTCAGCTACCTGGTGCCCCGCCTCTACGACGTGACCGGCGGCCGGGTGACCATCGACGGTACCGACGTCCGCGACCTGAGCTTCGACACGCTGGCCTCGGCGGTCGGCGTCGTCTCCCAGGAGACCTACCTCTTCCACGCCTCCGTCGCCGATAACCTGCGGTTCGCCAAGCCGGACGCCACCGACGAGGAGATCCGGGCCGCCGCCCGGGCGGCGCAGATCCACGACCACATCGCGGGCCTGCCGGACGGCTACGACACGCTCGTCGGCGAACGCGGCTACCGCTTCTCCGGCGGCGAGAAACAGCGCCTGGCCATCGCCAGGACGATCCTGCGCGACCCGCCGATCCTCATCCTGGACGAGGCCACCAGCGCGCTCGACACCAGGACCGAGGGGGCCGTGCAGGACGCCATCGACTCGCTCTCCGCGGGCCGTACGACCATCACCATCGCGCACCGGCTCTCCACCGTGCGGGACGCCGACCAGATCGCGGTTCTCGACGACGGCCGCATCGTGGAACGCGGCACCCACGACGAACTGGTCGCCCAGGGCGGCCGTTACGCCGCCCTGCTGCGCCGCGACACGCAGCTCGCGACCACGGCGCCGTAG
- a CDS encoding MarR family winged helix-turn-helix transcriptional regulator produces the protein MPPGEITARLADQLLTLSRRLHRSQRELMEPLGITPAQARLLRVLAHCEEPPRMADLARRLDVVPRAITTLVDALEERELVRRVPDPHNRRVIRIELREAGEQALQHLRQARRTAAADLLGPLSDEQRASLTALLAVLDEAEPGRRGGHHKAPAAGGTGGRGPEAS, from the coding sequence ATCCCGCCCGGTGAGATCACCGCGCGCCTCGCCGACCAGCTGCTCACGCTGAGCCGGCGGCTGCACCGCTCCCAGCGGGAGCTGATGGAGCCGCTGGGCATCACCCCCGCCCAGGCCCGGCTGCTGCGGGTGCTGGCGCACTGCGAGGAGCCGCCGCGGATGGCGGACCTGGCCCGGCGGCTGGATGTCGTGCCGCGGGCTATCACCACGCTGGTCGACGCGCTGGAGGAACGGGAGCTGGTCCGGCGGGTGCCCGATCCGCACAACCGCCGGGTGATCCGGATCGAGCTGCGGGAGGCCGGCGAACAGGCCCTGCAGCACCTGCGGCAGGCCCGCCGGACGGCGGCCGCCGACCTGCTGGGGCCGCTGAGCGACGAGCAGCGGGCATCGCTGACCGCGCTGCTGGCCGTACTGGACGAGGCGGAGCCCGGCCGGCGCGGCGGACACCACAAGGCCCCCGCCGCCGGTGGCACCGGCGGGCGGGGGCCGGAAGCCTCCTAG
- a CDS encoding DoxX family protein, whose translation MPARSALLLAGLLATAGVTHFARPEPYDAIVPGALPGSARAWTRGSGVVELALAAVVAVPATRRSGALLTAGFFTAVFPANVKMAYDWRHRPTPYRAAAYGRLPVQVPLVLWALKVSRSAGSSR comes from the coding sequence GTGCCCGCACGCTCCGCCCTGCTGCTCGCCGGCCTGCTCGCGACCGCCGGCGTCACCCATTTCGCCCGGCCCGAGCCGTACGACGCCATCGTGCCGGGCGCCCTGCCCGGCAGCGCCCGCGCCTGGACCAGAGGCAGCGGTGTCGTGGAACTCGCCCTGGCCGCGGTGGTCGCCGTCCCCGCCACCCGCCGCAGCGGCGCCCTGCTCACCGCCGGTTTCTTCACGGCGGTCTTCCCGGCCAACGTCAAGATGGCCTACGACTGGCGGCACCGCCCCACCCCGTACCGCGCCGCCGCCTACGGGCGGCTGCCCGTCCAGGTCCCGCTCGTCCTGTGGGCGCTGAAGGTCAGCCGGTCTGCGGGGTCCTCACGCTGA
- a CDS encoding carbohydrate-binding module family 20 domain-containing protein: MRSRVLSGALAAVAATALVAVASQHPAQATPPGTKDVTATLFEWTYDSVAQACTSTLGPSGYGYVEVSPAEEHIQGPQWWTSYQPVSYKIAGRLGDATAFQNMVNACHSAGVKVIADAVINHMSAGSGTGTGGSGYSKYNYPGYYQDQDFHSCRTSISNYADRTNVQTCELSGLADLDTGSDYVRSTIAAYLNSLIARGVDGFRIDAAKHMADADLAAIKSKLTNPGVFWAQEVIYGAGEAVQPGEYTGTGDVDAFQGAYDLKRIFTSDKLASLSSWGASWGAGYLPSANARTFVDNWDTERNGSTLNYKNGATYTLANVYMLAWPYGSPNVYSGYEFSDTDAGPPNGGTVNACYSDGWKCTHAWPQIAGMVGFRNAVSGTAVTNWWSNGNNAIAFGRGSKGYVAINHENSALTQTFATSLPAGSYCDVQHGGAAYTVGSDGRFTATIGANDAVALYTGAPCQGSATGGGATTGGTTAPASSGASFAVNATTTWGQNIYVVGDNSALGSWDPARALPLSSASYPVWKLDVGLPAGTAFQYKYLRKDGSGGVTWESGANRTATVPASGKVVINDNWRN, encoded by the coding sequence ATGAGATCCCGTGTCCTCAGCGGCGCGCTGGCCGCCGTCGCCGCCACCGCGCTCGTCGCCGTCGCGTCGCAGCACCCCGCGCAGGCAACTCCGCCCGGCACGAAGGACGTCACCGCGACACTCTTCGAGTGGACGTACGACTCGGTCGCCCAGGCGTGCACCAGCACCCTCGGCCCGTCCGGATACGGCTATGTCGAGGTCTCGCCCGCCGAGGAGCACATCCAGGGTCCGCAGTGGTGGACCTCCTATCAGCCGGTCAGCTACAAGATCGCCGGCCGCCTCGGCGATGCCACCGCGTTCCAGAACATGGTCAACGCCTGCCACTCCGCGGGGGTGAAGGTGATCGCCGACGCCGTCATCAACCACATGTCCGCCGGTTCCGGCACGGGCACCGGCGGCAGCGGATACAGCAAGTACAACTACCCCGGCTACTACCAGGACCAGGACTTCCACAGCTGCCGGACCAGCATCTCCAACTATGCGGACCGCACCAATGTCCAGACCTGCGAGCTGTCCGGCCTGGCGGACCTCGACACCGGCAGCGACTACGTACGCTCCACCATCGCCGCCTACCTCAACAGCCTGATCGCCAGAGGCGTCGACGGCTTCCGGATCGACGCCGCCAAGCACATGGCGGACGCCGACCTGGCGGCCATCAAGTCCAAGCTCACCAACCCGGGCGTCTTCTGGGCCCAGGAAGTCATCTACGGCGCCGGAGAGGCCGTCCAGCCCGGCGAGTACACCGGCACCGGTGACGTCGACGCCTTCCAGGGCGCCTACGACCTCAAGCGCATCTTCACCAGCGACAAGCTCGCCTCGCTGAGCAGCTGGGGAGCCTCCTGGGGCGCCGGCTACCTGCCCAGCGCCAATGCCCGCACCTTCGTCGACAACTGGGACACCGAGCGCAACGGCTCCACCCTCAACTACAAGAACGGCGCCACCTACACGCTGGCCAACGTGTACATGCTGGCGTGGCCGTACGGCTCGCCCAATGTGTATTCCGGCTACGAGTTCTCCGACACCGACGCAGGACCGCCGAACGGCGGCACCGTCAACGCCTGCTACAGCGACGGCTGGAAGTGCACCCACGCCTGGCCGCAGATCGCCGGCATGGTGGGCTTCCGCAACGCCGTCTCCGGCACCGCGGTGACCAACTGGTGGAGCAACGGCAACAACGCCATCGCCTTCGGCCGCGGCAGCAAGGGCTATGTCGCGATCAACCACGAGAACAGCGCGCTCACCCAGACCTTCGCTACCTCCCTGCCCGCCGGCAGCTACTGCGACGTCCAGCACGGCGGCGCGGCCTACACCGTCGGCTCCGACGGGCGCTTCACCGCCACCATCGGCGCCAACGACGCGGTCGCCCTCTACACCGGAGCCCCGTGCCAGGGCAGCGCCACCGGGGGCGGCGCCACGACCGGCGGCACCACCGCCCCCGCCTCGTCCGGTGCCTCCTTCGCGGTGAACGCCACCACCACCTGGGGCCAGAACATCTACGTCGTCGGTGACAACTCCGCCCTCGGCTCATGGGACCCGGCAAGGGCCCTGCCGCTCTCCTCGGCGAGCTACCCGGTCTGGAAGCTCGACGTCGGCCTGCCGGCGGGCACCGCCTTCCAGTACAAGTACCTGCGCAAGGACGGCAGCGGCGGCGTCACCTGGGAATCCGGCGCCAATCGCACGGCCACCGTCCCCGCCTCGGGCAAAGTCGTCATCAACGACAACTGGCGCAATTGA
- a CDS encoding lactate utilization protein B produces MSGTYLGLPSFPKAAHDSTRDTQLRANLTHATHTIRTKRATAINELTDWPQLRAAGAAIKDHTLHHLDHYLLQLEAAVTAAGGTVHWALDANEANTIATQIIKNTGETEVVKIKSMTTQETGLNHALETAGIHAYETDLAELIVQLANDKPSHILVPAIHKNRTEIRDIFTTHMTHWGRPAPDNLTDNPTDLAEAARLHLREKFLNTKIGISGANFMIAETGTMVILESEGNGRMCLTLPDTLITIAGIEKIIPTYQDLEVFLQTLPRSSTAERMNPYTSLWTGTTPHDGPHTFHLILLDNGRTDTLADTTGQQALRCIRCSACLNVCPVYERAGGHAYGSPYPGPIGAILTPQLRGTTTPLDTSLPYASTLCGACYDVCPVAINIPQVLVHLRERITQGGPTTTHGTRTTIQPAKGHRLERTTMRATRWTLNHPTALQHAHNLATHTRHLHPQHLPGPAHHWTDTRNLPPLPPHTFRHWWQHHHQTPPTTNTGKGTDTRSETATDTGTDTGTAGTDTGTGTGTGTNTQTDGGPQQ; encoded by the coding sequence ATGAGCGGTACGTATCTGGGGTTGCCGTCGTTCCCGAAAGCCGCTCACGACTCCACCCGCGACACCCAACTCCGCGCGAACCTCACCCACGCCACCCACACCATCCGCACCAAACGCGCCACCGCCATCAACGAACTCACCGACTGGCCCCAACTCCGCGCCGCCGGCGCCGCCATCAAAGACCACACCCTCCACCACCTCGACCACTACCTCCTCCAACTCGAAGCAGCCGTCACCGCAGCCGGCGGCACCGTCCACTGGGCCCTCGACGCCAACGAAGCCAACACCATCGCCACCCAGATCATCAAAAACACCGGCGAAACCGAAGTCGTCAAAATCAAATCCATGACCACCCAGGAAACCGGCCTCAACCACGCCCTCGAAACCGCCGGCATCCACGCCTACGAAACCGACCTCGCCGAACTCATCGTCCAACTCGCCAACGACAAACCCTCACACATCCTCGTCCCCGCCATCCACAAAAACCGCACCGAAATCCGCGACATCTTCACCACCCACATGACCCACTGGGGACGCCCCGCACCCGACAACCTCACCGACAACCCCACCGACCTCGCCGAAGCCGCCCGCCTCCACCTCCGCGAAAAATTCCTCAACACAAAAATCGGCATCTCCGGCGCCAACTTCATGATCGCCGAAACCGGCACCATGGTCATCCTCGAATCCGAAGGCAACGGCCGCATGTGCCTCACCCTCCCCGACACCCTCATCACCATCGCCGGCATCGAAAAAATCATCCCCACCTACCAAGACCTCGAAGTCTTCCTCCAAACCCTCCCCCGCTCCTCCACCGCCGAACGCATGAACCCCTACACCTCCCTGTGGACCGGCACCACCCCCCACGACGGCCCCCACACCTTCCACCTCATCCTCCTCGACAACGGCCGCACCGACACCCTCGCCGACACCACCGGCCAACAAGCCCTCCGCTGCATCCGCTGCTCCGCCTGCCTCAACGTCTGCCCCGTCTACGAACGCGCCGGCGGCCACGCCTACGGCTCCCCCTACCCCGGCCCCATCGGCGCCATCCTCACCCCCCAACTCCGCGGCACCACCACCCCCCTCGACACCTCACTCCCCTACGCCTCCACCCTCTGCGGCGCCTGCTACGACGTCTGCCCCGTCGCCATCAACATCCCCCAAGTCCTCGTCCACCTCCGCGAACGCATCACCCAAGGCGGACCCACCACCACCCACGGCACCCGCACCACCATCCAACCCGCCAAAGGCCACCGCCTCGAACGCACCACCATGCGCGCCACCCGCTGGACCCTCAACCACCCCACCGCACTCCAACACGCCCACAACCTCGCCACCCACACCCGCCACCTCCACCCCCAACACCTCCCCGGCCCCGCCCACCACTGGACCGACACCCGCAACCTCCCCCCACTCCCCCCACACACCTTCCGCCACTGGTGGCAACACCACCACCAAACACCCCCCACCACCAACACCGGAAAAGGAACAGACACCAGATCAGAAACAGCAACAGACACCGGCACAGACACCGGCACAGCAGGCACCGACACCGGCACCGGCACCGGCACCGGCACCAACACGCAAACCGACGGGGGACCTCAGCAATGA
- a CDS encoding (Fe-S)-binding protein — MRVALFLTCVNDLLYPDTGRAVVTLLERLGVEVDFPLDQTCCGQAHYNTGYRHETEPLARRHARVFAGYDYVVTPSGSCAAMVRDNYPRLGARARDEGRGDELAKALAGVPKTYELTEFLVDVLKVTDVGAYFPHTVTYHPTCHGLRMLRLGDRPRRLLEAVKGIELRELEGAEECCGFGGTFSVKNPDVSAAMGDDKVRNAESTGAEVLCAADNSCLMHLGGMMSRQKSRVRPVHLAEILASTEQRPLELPDQAGPVHVTTGSTVGEQR, encoded by the coding sequence ATGCGGGTCGCCTTGTTCCTCACCTGCGTCAACGACCTGCTCTACCCGGACACCGGGCGGGCGGTCGTCACCCTGCTGGAACGGCTCGGCGTGGAAGTGGACTTCCCGCTGGACCAGACCTGTTGCGGCCAGGCGCACTACAACACCGGTTACCGCCACGAGACCGAGCCGCTGGCCCGCCGGCACGCCAGGGTCTTCGCCGGCTACGACTACGTGGTGACGCCGTCGGGTTCGTGCGCCGCGATGGTCCGCGACAACTACCCGCGGCTCGGCGCACGGGCCAGGGACGAGGGACGGGGGGACGAACTCGCCAAGGCGCTGGCCGGGGTGCCGAAGACGTACGAACTCACCGAGTTCCTGGTGGATGTGCTCAAGGTGACCGATGTGGGGGCCTATTTCCCGCACACGGTCACCTACCACCCGACCTGCCACGGGCTGCGGATGCTGCGTCTGGGCGACCGGCCCCGGCGGCTGCTGGAAGCGGTCAAGGGCATCGAACTGCGTGAACTGGAGGGCGCGGAGGAGTGCTGCGGCTTCGGCGGCACGTTCTCGGTGAAGAATCCCGATGTGTCGGCGGCGATGGGTGACGACAAGGTCCGCAATGCCGAGTCCACCGGCGCCGAGGTGCTGTGCGCCGCCGACAACTCCTGCCTGATGCACCTCGGCGGCATGATGTCCCGGCAGAAGAGCCGCGTCCGCCCGGTGCACCTGGCGGAGATCCTGGCCAGTACGGAGCAGCGTCCGCTGGAACTGCCCGATCAGGCCGGGCCCGTCCATGTGACCACCGGAAGCACCGTAGGAGAACAGCGATGA
- the mscL gene encoding large conductance mechanosensitive channel protein MscL translates to MKGFRAFLLRGNVVDLAVGIVVGAAFTSLVNGFVKAFLTPIVGLVSGSTGNFSAKTFKASGVQFPYGLFIDAVISFVIVAAVIYFLVVLPMNRLQDRFFPKAASAPMRECPECLTPVPAAARRCNSCTAQIGPTIVEQPGGGVAGSGSGK, encoded by the coding sequence ATGAAGGGCTTCCGCGCCTTCTTGCTCCGCGGCAACGTCGTCGACCTGGCCGTCGGCATCGTCGTCGGCGCCGCCTTCACCTCGCTCGTCAACGGCTTCGTGAAGGCCTTCCTGACCCCGATCGTCGGCCTGGTCTCCGGCTCGACCGGCAACTTCAGCGCCAAGACGTTCAAGGCGTCCGGAGTACAGTTCCCGTACGGCCTGTTCATCGACGCGGTGATCAGCTTCGTGATCGTCGCCGCGGTGATCTACTTCCTGGTCGTGCTGCCGATGAACCGCCTGCAGGACCGGTTCTTCCCGAAGGCCGCCTCGGCCCCGATGCGCGAGTGCCCGGAATGCCTGACCCCGGTCCCGGCCGCCGCCCGGCGCTGCAACTCCTGCACCGCGCAGATAGGCCCGACCATCGTGGAGCAGCCCGGCGGCGGTGTCGCCGGGAGCGGCTCCGGCAAGTAG